The following is a genomic window from Zalophus californianus isolate mZalCal1 chromosome 10, mZalCal1.pri.v2, whole genome shotgun sequence.
tgtattgaacttttcaaagaatcagcttttgattttgttggttttctcTATTGACTTCCTGTTCTTAATTtcatcaatttctatttttttatggattttcttctgttcactttggatttaatttcctGTTCTTTTGTAGATCTCAAGGTagaaacttagattattgattttagatctttcttttctaatatatgcatccAGTGCTAAAAATTTCCCTCCAAGCATTGCTTTCACTGCATCCTACaagttttggtaagttgtatttccattttcatttaggtcaaaatattttttaatttctttttttagtggtttctttttttttaaagattttatttatttatttgacagacagacacagtgagagagggaacacaagcaggggggagtgggagagccctattttttaatttcttgagatttATTCTTCGAcctgttatttagaagtgtgttgttaaATTTCCACAAATGTTTTGGTATTTTCCAgttatctgtatttatttctagtttagttTCGCTGTGATCTAAGAgcatactctgtatgatttctattttttaaaatttgctaaagTGTGCTTCATGGCCCAGATGTGGTCCATCTTGGTGATGTTTcacatgcacttgagaagaatgtgggTTCTGCTGGTATTGGGTGAAATATTCTATAAATCTTCAGTGAAGTGTTGGAATTGAAGGTGAAACTGGAGTGGGCCCAAGTGAGAAtggaaagaggggcgcctgagtggttcagttgctttggcatctgccttcggctcagtttgtgatcccggggtcctgggattgagtcccgcatcaggctctctgctcagtggggagtctgcccctccttcccccccccatctctctcaaataaataaaatcttttaaaaagagaatggagAGGATGAGACCCACCCAGCCAACTAAAAGCACTGTTTTTGATTAGctatataatattatacatatttattcatttaggttGTGTTTTAGTATTCTATTTTTCCttgtattgagaaaaaaattgatgggACACGTAGTAATTTTTAACATTGTCACAATAGATGAATGCTAATATTCCCCTTTTGCCAAGCtgaacatatacacacacatgctgcTTGTTTAATACACCTAAGATGACCTTTTGTTCTTCAAATTTATAATTCTTAGATTACTAGTAAGCCTGAAGATTCTTTCATACTTCTTGTAGCCATTGAAGGTTACCTAAAgattgtctgttcatgtattcttaTTGGAATATCCCCTTGCTGCCCCCTTCCTCTGCTATCTCATCCATCTGGTCTCAGTTTAAAGGCCACTGCCCCAGAGTCCTCTCGGGAAAATCCACCTGTAACACTCTTCTAGAATCCTTTGCTTCCTAGCACTTGTCAAGATGGAgctgcatatgtattttttagtGAATTTctatctcccctctcccccacctcccaccctaaGAAATTCCATGGATACGTGGCTTCCTTTTACAGCCCAGGGCCTTGTGCTGCATCTTTAGGGGATGCATGCCTTCAATTTGTAGTTGCTACTGGAATCAGATATCTGGTCTGTCAGATGTTCTGACCCTTGCTGCTCTATTGGAAAACCATTCATTGTTGTGTGCTGTTTTTCATTAACTGGTTGTCAGCTCcttattgagcactttctcatcTAACACCTTCCCAGTGTACTCCTGTTTGGGGATGCTGACCCTGGGCATCCTGCTCTGAGCTCAAGGGCAGGAGTGAGGAACATTCTGTTCCAGACCCTCTGGGGTCCAGGGGGTAGGTGCAGGGAAGTCAGgcagcccaggccccagcctctGGGGACAGTAGTTACCAACGACTTTGCACAGGTCTTCATCTGCACCACAGCCCAGGGCACTGAGGGCCCCtcctggtgtggggagggggtttACGTCGTGGGAGTATCACACACCGAAAGGCCTTGAGGACTGTGTAGTCAGACCCTTTCATAGAAGACAGAACAGTCTTGCCCCATGGACCCCACCCTCCCCAGTCACTGCCTGGCAGCCAATTAGCCTTTGTTTTCTAGGTGTGATAACCAGGCAGACCCCAGCCAGTcttctcaagaaataagagaatTTAACATTGCTGGCAGCCAGTTTTGTCCCTGGTTTTTAAAGGGTACTGTAGGCTCAAAATACAAAGTTGATAAAGGACAGTTTTTATGTGTGGCCTTTAAGTGTTTGAATTAGGACTCAGGACTGAACTGTACCATCAAAGGTCCTTTTTTAGTATGCTTTGGACCAAAACAAAGCTTAGAactacatgtttaaaaaatgaaaaagaacaaaactattaTTTGTGGATGGTATAATTTTGAACCACAAACTGAGAAACTGAGAAATTACTGAAAATTAACAACATTCAGTGAGGTGGCTAGTTtcacaaatatataattaaaaataactccTATGTAAGAACAATAATCAActagaaaaatacaatgaaaaaactATTTACAATAACAAAATTGTATAGAATTTAcatgaagaaaattagaaaaatttactCAGGAATATAATACtttaataaatggaaaggcatgtTTCTGGATGggaaacaaaatttataaagctAACATGTTTTCTCAAATAGTTTATAGGATTAACCTATttcaatcaaaataccaatgtaAAACCTTAGGAAacctaaaagaaaagcaaaaactgatcaggaatctttaaaataacacaCCACAGGATCGGTCCCGTGAAGGCACCGCTGGCCTTGCCTCTGGGAAGACAAGTCAGGAAAAGTCTGGGTATCAGGCGAAAGAGAACAAATATCCACTACGATGAAGACTCTGGAATCTTGTCTCCATGAGGGGCAATGTGAGCTAGCCACTGGAGacaaatgctaaaaataaaacactttactTGTGAGGTAGTGACCACCCATTGCCAAGGGTCTGATGACTGCTTGGAGGGGAATTAAGCACATGGTAAGGTTATTGACCAGTCATGGGTCTAAGCGAATGTCTTCGTCTTCCTCTTCAGGCTCTTGGATTTCTTTTATGGGCAGGTTTTCTTCTTGGCTCATCAGAGGGACAACATTTCTGAAGAGCTTTTCCAgtaatggggaaaagctgggcCTGAGCGATCCAAACTTCTTTTGGCAATGGAAAGGCATGAGAATGCTGTCTAAGCAATAGCTGGACAAAATACAGTAAGAACAGTAGACACTTTAAAAGTATGTTGTGAAAAGTATTCCTGTAAAAGTCACTTTTCACTACAAAATGCAAATGTTACTGAGATCAATTGTTTAGATCACATAAAAATGACAGAGTAAGTCTTTGACATTCAATCGCTGTATTTTCCCATATTCCAGAGTAAACAATCCCTTTCAACACTCAGGCTTTAACAGGGTATTCTTAGAAGGTTATGTGAATTGCTAACAGAAGCTATTGGCTTAACAAATCAGTAGTTTGGTTCTTTCAGGGGAACACAGTTCCAGATAAGGACCTTCGCATTATTTTTTTGTCTCAAGTGTGATTTCCTATGTGGGGAAAAATGGATATGCTTTCCGTATACATTGAGTCACTCTGTTCACCTTGCAGGTAAGTGGCCTCTGACTCATATTCAGAGCCATTTTGGGAACGGGATCTGCGGCCTCTACACTGTTGTATAAGTTCACAAAAGAAAGCTCCTTAACCCTGTATGCTAACTGAGGTATAGCCCTTGAGGATGTTTTCTTCCCtatgaattttctaaaaatttgagGTTTTAGCCAAGATGGGTATTTATCCAATTTTGGCTATAATGAGGTTTTCACATATCTGTATATTTTCAAACAGCCTGGGAATTCAGAATTCCTTATGAAACATTTCAGGTTGAGGCAGGATCATCAGACCTTTCTTGATCCCATTTCTGCTTTCGGGTCTTACATGCTGAGTGGGTTTTTTCATGCCGGGTACAGTTGGACAGCCGACCAAATCTTCTCCCACATTTTTTGCAACTATATGGCCTTTCAGCCTCATGACTCTGCAGATGAAGCACAAATTCTTTGTTCTCTGGGAAGGTTTTCCCACATTCTGGACActtaaatatcttctcccttatATGGATTCCTTCATGGCGACTCCGATGAGAGTTTTGACGAAAGTTTTTCCCACATTGAGAACATGaataaggtttctctcctgtatggATTCGCTCATGTTTattaaggtttgttttatgatTGAAGCTTTTCCCACAGTGACTACAGTCatagggtttttctccagtgtgagtCCTCTGGTGGGAAATAAGGTAAGAACTTTCATTAAACTGTTTCCCGCACAGAGGACAAGTATACCATCTTCTTGTTCTCCGATTTCGGCTAAGTGCAATCACATTGATATCCACATATTTTGAGAGTTCCTCTAGTGGAGTATCATTTTCAATGGTAACTAGaagatttctcattttcctttgcttgGGAATAGATGTATTTAGTCTTTCTTTATGGCAATCTGGTGATTCCTCAGAGACCACAGAAAAATCTGCTTCATCACAATCTGAAGTCCCTTCTCTATGATCTTCATTCTCTACAGTTTCCTTCTGAAGATCTTCACTCTCAGGATTAACGTCATTAACTATGGAAACAAAGAGAATTTAGCTACTTTTGAGGGATATGACACCAGGCAGGAAAGAACAAGTTAGATTTCTCATCAAACAATAATCTTGAGTGTCAGAAATCTGAGGATCAGCAGATAATCATTATCAACACTCCTTTTCCACTATATATGACTGATAAATCTTTCTATGCAGTGTGAgcacacagtcttttttttttttttttaatgaaatgagtGGGACTACAGATGTCCTATGTTTGCTTTCTGAATAGGCACTAATTACTCAAAAAGTGCATATTGATCTTATTATATTCTGTGTAGAGCAGTGAGCTAAGGATCAAGGGATGAAGGACATAAATACTAAAAAGGGTACCACTCATACTCTTTATAGGAGGCTAGTAAGTGAACAGTAAGATGAGTTATTTCTAGATTTTCACTACACTAAATATTACGGTATTATAGGATTAGATCATACCATATAGTGTCCTATACTGTATAGTCCTATATACTGAAAAACTGGCAACAATTTAAATGACCAAAAATAATGAAGGCATATCACATTCACTCAGTGGGTGATTATTTGGGCATTACAGTGATTACcacaaataataaaactataaattatgGTAGAAAACAATGTGGTATTTTTAGGGGAGGAAGCTTCGGGAGTAGTAATTGGGCAGTGGGCACAAGATGGACTTCTGGGATGCAAGGAATAGTCAATTTGAGTGGTGGTTAGACAAATGTGTACATTTtgtggaaattggaggggaacACTTATGATTTGTAGACTGTTCTGTATTTATACCTCCAAAAGAAGTCTGTGtaaaataacattataaagaCTAggtaacaaagtaaaaaaaaaaagcatgccgTGAAAAGGTGGGTGACAAGGGACCCCCAAAACTCTGGGCAACTAGCTGAAAATAAAGGGTTAAATCGACCACTTCAGTATGTGGCTAATCACAGCTGGAATATGCATCTTTGCTGGACTTTGCAATTTCACACCAAAAGgcgttttctttttcattcactcCCTTAGGTAATGAAATGCTGGGTCAAAGCAAACGGCAATAATTATCACAGCTCTTGACAGAGATTGCCACACTTCTTTCAAAAGAAGCTTACCAATTTTAATACAACCATCAACATGTGGGTATCAATTTTACCTAATCTTGCCAGCATTAGATTgaacttaaaaacatttaatgggtatgaaatgttttctcattttagttttttttgtactttgttaTTACAAACTAGTAATTTATTGGGCtgagatttttataaatttaaataaattttacatattgCAAATCAATCTGTGTCAATCACTACTGATGTAAATATTTAGCTGAAGTCTTTCTCTGTAACTCCACAAATTAACCATAAAAAAGTATCAAAATCTgacaaattttctattttctagccATTCCTTTATAACTTATATTtacacttaactttttttttttaagattttatacatttatttatttgacagagagagacagcgatagaggaaacacaaagcaggggaatcaggagagaagagaagcaggcttcctgctgagcaggaagcccaacacagggctggatcccaggaccctgagatcatgacctgagctgaaggcagacacctaatgactgagccacccaggagcccctgtagtTAACTATTTTATAGCCATCCTGAATGACAGCTTCCATCATTTTGTGTTACTTTAAGAATGCTATTGTTAAACATTCCCTATCTACCTACTTTAAAACTATTAAGGATGTTTTTGTTGATCCTTTTAGATTTTCTAAGTACAAACCATATTTTGGTTCCGTCCCTTcccagtattttttcttctttttatttattttttttaaagattttatttatttatttgagagagagaatgagagagagagagagcgagcgagagagcgagcatgagaggggggagggtcagagggagaagcagactccctgctgagcagggagcccgatgcgggactcgatcccgggactccaggatcatgacctgagccgaaggcagtcgcccaaccaactgagccacccaggcgcccttttttcttctttttaaagattttatttatttgagaaacagagataacaagagagcacaagcgggcaTGACAGGGCAAAGTAGGCTCCCTGCcagggagcctaacgtggggctccatccctggatgctgggaccatgacctgagccgagggcagatgcttaacccgaatgtgccactcaggcaccccaatatttattcttcttatCTTTTTGCTTTATCCAGTTAATGATTTTAATAGTGATAGCAGGTTtccctattttgtttttcaagattttattcatttatctgagagaacgcacgtgtgtgagagagcatgagcagggttgggggggttgggaggggaagggacagagggagagggagaatcccaagcaggctccatgcctagtgcggagcccaacgtggggcttgatcttacaaccctgagatcatgacctgagctgaaatcaagaattggatgctcaactgaatgagccacccaggtgccccagtgtactaatttttaagattaaaaaaattttagtagcTAATATATGGTTCATATGGTTCAAAAATCTAAATATGAAAAGGTATATGCTAAGAAGTCTTACTCCAGTCCCTGTCCCCATCCATTCTACTCATCGCCCAGATAGGTACCAGtttttatcagtttcttttttttcttccactgttTCTCTAGATGAtagattttcctttctcccttcttcttatATAACTTACTTTATTTTGATCATTATATTCTAGTGCATGGCGATTACCATGGTATGCTGTGTGGACACATCATATCCAACTAGTCCCCTGCAGAGACACTTGGATTGTCTTCAGCCTTGTGTTTTCACAAACAATACAACAATGAGTAACCTCATTTGCATATTATTTTGAATGTGTGCTGTTATCTGTAGGATAGATTCTCCgaagtgggactgctggatcaAAGGTAAATTCATCTTTAATATTAGATTCCCATATATAGGGAGTGTATCAGTCTGCATGTCTACCAGTATTATACCTGTCTCCCAACAATTTCACTACCAATGTGTTAAGTTTCTGATTTCTAGAAATCTGATAGATGAAATAAGATGGTAACTTAGTATAAgtttaatctgcatttctaattATGAGTAGggctggacatttttttttttaaagatgttattttatttgacagagagacagcgagagagggaacacaagcagggggagtgggagagggagaagcaggcttcccgctgacgcggggcttgatctcaggaccccgggatcgtgacccgagccgaaggcagacgcttaacgactgagccacccagacgcccctggacatcttttcatgtagtttattggtcatttgtattcCTAAGTCAATCTGCTGGGGCTTTTTCTTGGTGTGCAAAGTAGGGTATGATTTGCCAAATGGCTGAGCTGTCCCGACACCTTTATGAGCCCCTTCCTCTCCACTGctcttctttccaattttcctggttactcatatttatttttccaattgaATTAGAGATCAGATTGTCTAGTTCCAGGGAGAAAAGTCCTACTGGTATTTTTAAAGGGATTACATTCACTTCATAAACTGACTTGGGGAGAACTGACGTTTTAATGTTAAATTTGACTAGTCAACACggtatttcttcccattcattcaAATCTACTTCTGTGTTATACTATAGATTCTGAAACAGGGTATATGCTaggaaaattatgtaattttttaaaatttatttttctttaaagattttatttatttgacagcgagagggaaggagggagggagagacagcaagcaagcacaagcagggggagagggagaggcagggtccctgctgagcagggaacccaagatggggctcaatcccaggaccctgggatcatgacctgagctgaaggcagacttaattgactgagccacccaagtgcccctagaaaaattgtgtaattttaatttgtatttcccctgTGACCCAAGGTTACTTAATAGTTTAAACATTTCTTGGTGAAGGgaacttttttttccaatttcattaTTACTTTCTAGTTGTACTGCACTGTGATAGATCCTATtgtgttatttctactttttggaatctATTGAGTCTGACTTTGTTGAATAGTAGGTAGTCAATCTGCATCAATCTTGAAAAGGCTCATATTCTCTTAGCACAGTAGAGGGCAGATATGACCACAGAAAACTATCTCTTTGAAAACTTAAGTATTCTTTCTgcattttcagttgttttatgTGATTCACTTGAACTGAGACACACAGTTTATCCTTCTCTGCCAAGGATTCTCCTGTGATTCCTGCCCCCACAAGGTTCATTCCCTTACACTTTTCCCTCTCCAAACTACTTAATGTTACTGTTTCAAATGTCAGCTATATactgatgactcccaaatctcTACATCTTTACATGTGACCTCCAATTCCTAATATTCAAGTGCCCAGAAAATCATCTCACTTTATTTCCTATCATGGATTCAATCTCATCTGAAATCAAATCTGTCTTCTTCCAAACTCTGCTCCTGGGTCCAGACCCTATCTTGATCTTATCATAACCCTTTATAGCTACAATGGTTTTGTAATGCTTATCTTTTTATGTGAACgacttatcttttaaaaacaaattggaaGCTTTAGAGGGCAGGAATGGGGCACTATGTATTGTTTGAACCCACTGATAATCAACTCCAGAATCCAACTCTACTTAAGGACACAGCAAgtagcatttattaaatgttgGTTTAAATCATCAGCTTTTGCGTATGGGTGAGGATTGGGCCTGAGAGTTTCAAGGTCCATGACCAAAGTGTTCCTGGAATTGGCAACATACCCACCAACCAGTCACCTAAAATATATGCTAATTTTACCCAAGACTGAGAAAAACTCAGTGTAATAAATCTGTTTATGCTTatctctaaaataagaaaatattagggttgcctggctagctcagttggtagagcatgcttGTTGTCAGGTCGTAAGCtggaaccccatgttgggtgtagagtttacaataaataaaataataaataggggcgcctgggtggctcagttcatgatcctggagtcccaggatcgagtcccgcatcgggctccctgctcagcggggagtctgcttctccctctgaccttcccccctctcatgtgctctcttttctctctctcaaataaataaaatcttaaaaaaataaaaaataaaataataaataaacgtgtgtatacacacatatatacatatatacaatacacaaaatcttttttttaaagattttatttatttatttgagagagagagagaatgagagagagagcacgagagggaagagggtgagagggagaagcagactcctcactgagcagggagcccgatgtgggactcgatcccaggactccaggatcatgacctgagccaaaggcagtcgcttaaccaactgagccacccaggcaccctataatatacaaaatcttaaacaaatattACATAGAATAACTTGAGAAATTAAGCAGGCTATGTACCACACTACCCTGACCACACAATGTAAGACAACTACAGAGTTCGACAGTCATGGATTTGATTTTTGTTACCCCAGCAACTCACAAAACCCACTTTCTGTTCCACTTCAGCCTCAGAAGCAAACAGCCCTGAAGGCAAAGTAAAAAGTATTAAGCACTCAGCAAAATGATTTTTGAGGATTCCTGACTCTAGGTTAGCAGTGCATTTGTAGAAAAAGGCTGAATCATCTCTTAGCTTACAGAGAAGCTGCTGCCAGATGAGTTCATATGTAGTCTcacaaaagaatactttttaaccATTACTGGGAAATAAGCACAAATGAAGAAGGCCCCATTCACCAACCATATAGGCAATTCACCGAAAAAGTTATGAGAAATGCAGCAAGAAGGCAGTATAATTCTGGGCTAAGACTGCAAGCTCTGATGTTAGAATCTCTGAGTCCAAATCCCTGCTCTGCTACCTACTGCTGTGTAACATTTAGcaatttcttttctgtgtgtgtgtgtgtgtgtgtgtgtgtgtgtgttttggtgggaaggaaagcaaagtttattgagcaatagtacgAGGCTCCTGAAGAGgaaggggacctgagagggttgcccgAACTTCAgcaatttcttaacatttttctgcttcagttctgtcatctgtaaaatagtaatAACTCCTATATTCTACAGtacttttgtgaaaaatgtaTGTGATAATAAATGCATGCAAAACAGACTAGTGCCTCGTACATAATGGCACATGGGTGCTTAATAAGTGCTAGATATTATTTCCATCAACATGGGATATATTTTCATTCACACTAGTAGACTTCACAGCTACTAGacatcaaggggaaaaaaaagacttaaaagagtCCTGGGTCcaatgaaaacacatttaaaatacacCTCCTGGGGGACTAGCACTAAATCCAGAAAATGGACTCAGAAACAATCTGCCTGCATTTTCTATCTGTTTGAATATCTGACGTCAGTACATCAGCTGCAGGTCTTGCTTACCGAGACAAGTCTCCTCAGCCTCTGCTGCCCTAAAGATATAGGAAAAATGACTGCCACAGCTGGTGCAGGCTCTGCCACATGGGatagaacaaaaattaaatgtgtgTGACCATGTACTTAGCTAGTGTTAATCAGGTCTTTAAAAAGTCTgacagaaggggcacctgggtggctcagttggttaggcgactgccttcggctcaggtcatgatcccggagttccgggatcaagtcccacatcgggctccctgctcagtggggagtctgctcctccctctcaccctaccctctcctgtgctctctctctctctctctcaaataaataaaatctttaaaaaataaaaaaaataaaaagtctgacaGAACAATGTGCTTTTTCCACAGCATTCAATATGAACACACAAGATTTCTTACCCAGTAACATCATCTCCCCAacattgtcttccttctctgaggTGGGCTGTTGAGTAGCATCCAGGCTCACACATTCTTCTTGGGaatgaaatatattcaaatcCTCAAGGACCACCAGTTCCTGAAAGAGCAATTAGGCCCCCTTCCTCTTAATAACAGAGGTTCTTTGGTTCTTTGACAGCTCTGCTGGCAAAAAAGACTGAAACCCAATGATCAGGGAAGGGAAGGTGAAAGGGGACTATAAGCTCCACGCAGG
Proteins encoded in this region:
- the ZNF200 gene encoding zinc finger protein 200 gives rise to the protein MAAKVVPMPLKPKQSFILRVPPDSKLGQDLLRDATSGPKTIHQLVLEHFLTFLPKPSLVQPNQKVKETLVIMKDVSSNFQNRLQPHPMVKLLPREGIQQKQDPVSLYLKTEPEELVVLEDLNIFHSQEECVSLDATQQPTSEKEDNVGEMMLLVNDVNPESEDLQKETVENEDHREGTSDCDEADFSVVSEESPDCHKERLNTSIPKQRKMRNLLVTIENDTPLEELSKYVDINVIALSRNRRTRRWYTCPLCGKQFNESSYLISHQRTHTGEKPYDCSHCGKSFNHKTNLNKHERIHTGEKPYSCSQCGKNFRQNSHRSRHEGIHIREKIFKCPECGKTFPENKEFVLHLQSHEAERPYSCKKCGRRFGRLSNCTRHEKTHSACKTRKQKWDQERSDDPAST